In Vespa velutina chromosome 1, iVesVel2.1, whole genome shotgun sequence, the following proteins share a genomic window:
- the LOC124950902 gene encoding LOW QUALITY PROTEIN: transcription factor Atoh8-like (The sequence of the model RefSeq protein was modified relative to this genomic sequence to represent the inferred CDS: inserted 3 bases in 2 codons), which produces MSGHVVETTSELSAFMKAGVMAGSERDAGFCSGGDEDDMSGLHSPSASEDSVEVQVIPISLRNKRKLAEPRKIQEPSTAPLKKRRFEQIEERVVADEESRPARSPSPFRPWSSTSSKSNETKASTTKTASSTTTASNGNAVSTIVSATSSGARGIEREEEETRRREEGRIEEEALLRLRETSNRRPDSPIQVRNAIPRREIRQRFEQPAPTSNNSPAPLAPGIILPPHPKLQEEPLALVLRGEIPRVPSHPAVSGTYERVPPSYPVDNXSPSSTVASPSSPSSSSPSSSSAASSSCTAASATKSSISSHXQQTNHSRHHQGNAAGGGSGQQRNYKNMTRERRIEANARERTRVHTISAAFDTLRRAIPAYSHNQKLSKLSVLRIACSYIMTLSKIVNTPEGESTTGASLGACVDLVSRTIQTEGKLRKRKDD; this is translated from the exons ATGAGCGGACACGTGGTGGAAACAACGTCAGAGCTCTCCGCTTTTATGAAAG CTGGTGTAATGGCGGGCTCCGAGAGAGATGCTGGATTCTGCAGCGGCGGCGACGAGGACGACATGTCTGGTTTGCACTCGCCAAGTGCCTCCGAGGACAGCGTCGAGGTTCAAGTGATACCAATTTCCTtgagaaacaagagaaaactCGCCGAACCGAGAAAAATACAGGAGCCGAGTACGGCACCgttaaagaagagaagattcGAACAAATCGAGGAAAGGGTTGTTGCTGACGAAGAATCGAGACCAGCCAGATCACCGAGTCCCTTCAGACCTTGGAGCAGCACGTCGAGCAAAAGTAACGAGACGAAGGCGAGCACAACGAAAACGGCATCTTCGACTACGACAGCGTCGAATGGCAACGCTGTTTCTACGATCGTATCTGCCACGTCGAGTGGTGCTCgtggaatagaaagagaagaggaagagaccagaagaagagaagaaggtagAATCGAAGAAGAAGCGTTGCTGAGGTTACGAGAGACGAGCAACCGCAGGCCAGATTCTCCGATTCAAGTTCGTAACGCGATTCCGAGACGAGAAATACGTCAGAGGTTCGAACAACCAGCACCTACGAGTAATAATTCTCCGGCTCCTCTTGCACCTGGTATCATTCTTCCACCGCATCCGAAACTTCAAGAGGAACCACTGGCACTCGTTTTAAGAGGAGAAATTCCAAGAGTGCCTTCGCATCCGGCCGTGAGCGGAACGTACGAAAGAGTACCGCCGTCTTATCCGGTAGATA GGTCACCATCATCAACAGTCgcatcaccatcatcaccatcatcatcatcaccatcatcatcatcagcagCATCATCATCCTGTACCGCCGCATCGGCAACAAAGTCATCAATCTCCAGCCA CCAACAGACCAATCACTCGAGGCATCATCAGGGTAATGCTGCCGGTGGAGGAAGTGGCCAACAACGAAACTACAAAAATATGACCCGTGAAAGAAGGATCGAAGCCAATGCCAGAGAAAGAACGCGGGTTCATACTATAAGCGCCGCTTTCGACACTCTCAGACGGGCTATACCGGCTTATTCGCATAATCAAAAGCTTTCAAAGCTCTCTGTACTTAGGATCGCATGCAGTTACATAATGACTCTAAGTAAGATCGTCAACACCCCAGAAGGCGAATCGACGACCGGTGCGTCTCTCGGCGCCTGCGTAGATCTCGTCTCCAGGACGATTCAAACCGAAGGGAAActtagaaagaggaaagacgaTTAA